In Miscanthus floridulus cultivar M001 chromosome 5, ASM1932011v1, whole genome shotgun sequence, one genomic interval encodes:
- the LOC136452983 gene encoding proline-rich receptor-like protein kinase PERK1, with the protein MSSPAPTSPATPSPSPPAAVPPTPSPQPPTPAPVPPTPSPIPPTPAPVPPTPSPLPPTPAPVPPTPSPVPPTPAPVPPTPSPLPPTPAPVPPTPTPSPPPPSPSPPPPVTPSPPPPASVPTPSSPPPASPPPPATVPTPSPPPPVSGPPPPSGVPASPPPPDSVPSSPPPPNGVPASPAPPPSHLSLPPPPPPAPSTGTPPTSSSPSKSSSNGIAVGIGVAVAAVVVLGLAAGLIYCFMGRKRRRRSPPPSQGFPGEFYDPRRPVTPPYMSHAPSTTPSSTPPLMHSWQSSRGPSESPMPPLNPSPAITGGTFAYDDLAAATDGFSDANLLGQGGFGHVYRGTVGGQEVAIKKLRAGSGQGDREFRAEVEIISRVHHKNLVSLVGYCLYGEQRLLVYEYVPNKTLEFQLHGSGRPTLDWPRRWKIAVGSAKGLAYLHEDCHPKIIHRDIKAANILLDYNYEPKVADFGLAKYQAAEVTAVSTRVMGTFGYLAPEYAATGKVNDRSDVFSFGVMLLELITGRKPIMTSSEYQPETLVSWARPVLTRAVEEENYDELIDPRLESNYDAYDMARLVACAAAAVRQTARSRPRMSQIVRYLEGELSVEDLNAGVMPGQSAMQRSGGGTTDQINRLRRMAFGPGAGGSTGTGTITEYASSEFSDPTSEYGLNPSSEYTASSAGDTGEVAAGAQGQQWHGRRAAGGDTEKMSRRTTGRRAQQ; encoded by the exons ATGTCGTCTCCAGCGCCAACGTCGCCGGCTACGCCATCTCCTTCACCACCGGCGGCGGTCCCACCGACGCCATCGCCGCAGCCGCCGACTCCGGCGCCGGTGCCACCCACGCCATCGCCGATACCGCCGACTCCCGCGCCGGTGCCGCCCACGCCATCGCCGCTCCCGCCAACTCCCGCGCCGGTGCCGCCCACGCCATCGCCGGTGCCCCCAACTCCCGCGCCGGTGCCGCCCACGCCATCGCCGCTGCCCCCAACTCCCGCGCCGGTGCCGCCCACGCCAACGCCGTCCCCTCCTCCTCCGTCTCCGTCGCCCCCACCGCCGGTGACGCCGTCCCCGCCTCCACCAGCTAGCGTACCAACACCATCTTCACCTCCACCGGCATCTCCTCCACCACCGGCGACCGTGCCAACGCCATCACCTCCTCCGCCCGTAAGCGGCCCGCCTCCTCCCAGTGGTGTCCCGGCGTCACCGCCACCTCCTGATTCCGTGCCATCTTCGCCGCCGCCCCCTAATGGCGTCCCGGCGTCACCCGCGCCTCCGCCGTCACATCTGTCATTGCCTCCACCTCCGCCGCCGGCCCCGTCGACAGGAACACCACCAACGTCCTCATCGCCCTCCAAGTCGTCAAGCAACGGCATCGCGGTGGGCATAGGCGTCGCCGTCGCGGCGGTGGTCGTGCTCGGCCTCGCCGCCGGTCTCATCTACTGCTTCATGGGAAGGAAACGCCGGCGgcggtcgccgccgccgtctcaGGGGTTCCCAG GCGAGTTCTACGACCCGCGGCGTCCGGTGACGCCGCCGTACATGTCGCACGCGCCGTCGACGACGCCATCCTCGACGCCGCCGCTGATGCACTCGTGGCAGAGCAGCCGCGGCCCGTCCGAGTCCCCGATGCCGCCGCTGAACCCTTCGCCGGCAATCACGGGCGGCACGTTCGCGTACGACGACCTGGCTGCGGCGACGGACGGGTTCTCGGACGCGAACCTGCTCGGGCAGGGCGGGTTCGGGCACGTGTACCGCGGCACGGTGGGCGGGCAGGAGGTGGCCATCAAGAAGCTGCGGGCCGGCAGCGGGCAGGGCGACCGCGAGTTCCGCGCCGAGGTGGAGATCATCAGCCGCGTGCACCACAAGAACCTCGTCTCCCTCGTCGGCTACTGCCTCTACGGCGAACAGCGGCTGCTCGTCTACGAGTACGTGCCCAACAAGACCCTCGAGTTCCAGCTCCACG GGAGTGGCAGGCCGACATTGGACTGGCCGAGGCGGTGGAAGATCGCGGTCGGCTCGGCAAAGGGCCTCGCTTATCTGCACGAAGACT GTCACCCTAAGATCATCCATCGTGACATCAAGGCGGCGAACATCCTTCTGGATTACAACTACGAGCCAAAG GTTGCAGATTTTGGGTTGGCCAAATACCAAGCAGCTGAAGTCACCGCTGTTTCTACGCGTGTAATGGGAACTTTCGG ATATCTGGCGCCAGAGTACGCTGCCACAGGCAAAGTTAACGACCGGTCCGACGTCTTCTCCTTCGGCGTGATGCTTCTGGAACTGATCACTGGGAGGAAACCAATCATGACATCTTCAGAGTATCAGCCTGAGACATTGGTTTCTTGG GCTAGGCCAGTGCTGACAAGAGCTGTCGAGGAGGAGAACTACGACGAGCTGATCGATCCGAGGCTGGAGAGCAACTACGACGCGTACGACATGGCGCGGCTGGTCGCGTGCGCCGCGGCCGCCGTGCGACAGACCGCGCGGTCACGCCCGCGGATGAGCCAG ATCGTCCGGTACCTGGAGGGCGAGTTGTCGGTGGAGGACCTGAACGCCGGCGTGATGCCGGGGCAGAGCGCGATGCAGCGGTCGGGCGGCGGCACGACGGACCAGATCAACCGGCTCAGGCGGATGGCGTTCGGGCCGGGCGCGGGAGGGAGCACCGGGACCGGGACCATCACGGAGTACGCGAGCAGCGAGTTCAGCGATCCCACCAGCGAGTACGGGCTGAACCCATCCAGTGAGTACACGGCCAGCAGCGCGGGCGACACGGGCGAGGTGGCCGCGGGCGCGCAGGGGCAGCAGTGGCACGGCAGGCGCGCGGCCGGCGGCGACACCGAGAAGATGAGCCGGCGCACCACCGGCAGACGCGCCCAGCAGTAA